From Kineosporia succinea, the proteins below share one genomic window:
- a CDS encoding potassium-transporting ATPase subunit C, translated as MRIPSWIGQHLAAVRLLIVMTLILGLAYPLAVTAVAQIPGLKNKAAGSLLEKGDTVIGSELIGQSFTDAEGNALPQYFQSRPSAAGDGYDPLSTSASNLGPEDIVDTLGADASPSLLTQICSRSLAVGAREGVDGSRPYCTPDGVGAVLGVWHADGGTGPVTRVVSLNQAAPARPFVGTYEGVTVEPAEPGTEYTGYVATPVRGSASGSPAVPADAVTASASGLDPQISVAYAELQVRRVAKERGLDPAGVESLVQEFTTGRTLGFMGEPGVNVLELNLALDSGAGA; from the coding sequence ATGCGAATCCCGTCGTGGATCGGTCAGCACCTCGCCGCCGTCCGGCTGCTGATCGTGATGACCCTGATCCTGGGGCTGGCCTACCCGCTCGCCGTGACGGCCGTGGCCCAGATCCCCGGGCTGAAGAACAAGGCCGCTGGCTCGCTGCTGGAAAAGGGGGACACGGTCATCGGTTCCGAACTGATCGGCCAGTCGTTCACCGATGCCGAGGGCAACGCCCTGCCGCAGTACTTCCAGTCCCGGCCCTCCGCGGCCGGTGACGGTTACGACCCCTTGTCCACCAGTGCGTCCAATCTCGGGCCGGAGGACATCGTCGACACCCTGGGCGCGGACGCCTCGCCCAGTCTGCTCACCCAGATCTGCTCGCGCAGTCTCGCCGTGGGCGCCCGGGAGGGCGTGGACGGGTCTCGCCCGTACTGCACGCCCGACGGCGTCGGCGCGGTGCTCGGCGTCTGGCACGCCGACGGCGGCACCGGGCCGGTCACCCGGGTGGTGAGCCTCAACCAGGCCGCGCCGGCCCGGCCCTTCGTCGGCACCTACGAAGGTGTGACGGTGGAACCGGCCGAGCCGGGCACCGAGTACACCGGCTACGTGGCCACGCCGGTGAGGGGTTCCGCCTCCGGGAGCCCGGCGGTGCCGGCGGACGCGGTGACCGCCAGCGCGAGTGGGCTGGACCCGCAGATCAGCGTGGCGTACGCCGAACTGCAGGTGCGCCGGGTGGCGAAGGAGCGGGGCCTGGACCCCGCCGGGGTGGAGAGCCTGGTCCAGGAGTTCACCACCGGCCGGACCCTGGGCTTCATGGGTGAGCCGGGCGTCAACGTGCTGGAGCTCAACCTGGCGCTCGACTCGGGGGCCGGGGCGTAG